The Streptomyces sp. NBC_00459 DNA segment CAGCGGCTCTGGCCACCGCCTTCGCGTCCCACCTGCCCGGCTGCGCCTTCCTGGCCACCCCGGTGGACACGGTCGTGGCCGTCTGGAGTCCGGCGGGCATCCCGGCCGCGGCCTGCGGAGCGGCCGCGCTGATCCTCCTGTTCCACGCCACCCGCACGCTGACCAGAGCCTCGGCGCACGCGATTCCGGGTGAGCCCGGATGACGTCCAGGACCCACGACCACGGCAGGCGACCGGTTCCGCAACGCCCGGCCCTCCCACACGAACGAACCCGCAACCCCCGAAGGAGTACACCGATGATCACCTCCCGACCCGGAGCCGGAGAATCCGCCGAGGGAGCCGTCCGATGAGGGTTCTGCTGATCGGAGCCAACGGCTATCTCGGCCGCTTCGTCGCCGACCGACTGCTCGCCGACCCCGCCGTGCAGCTCACCGCCCTCGGCCGCGGCGACGACGCCGACGTCCGATTCGACCTCGCGTCCGGCAGCCCCGGCGCACTCACCCGCTTCCTCGACGCCGTCCACCCCGGAGTCGTCGTCAACTGCGCCGGCGCCACCCGCGGCGGGGCCCGTGAACTCACCCGCCACAACACGGTCGCCGTCGCCACCGTCTGCGAGGCCCTGCGACGCAGCGGCTGCGGCGCCCGTCTGGTCCAGCTCGGCTGCGGCGCCGAGTACGGCCCCAGCCAGCCCGGTTCCTCCACGGCCGAGGACGCCGTCCCCCGCCCCGGCGGCCCGTACGGCGTCAGCAAGCTCGCCGCCACCGAACTGGTTCTCGGGTCCGGCCTCGACGCCGTCGTCCTGCGGGTCTTCTCGCCGGCCGGGCCCGGCACGCCCGCCGGTTCCCCGCTCGGCCGCCTAGCCGAGGCGATGCGCCGCGCGATGCAGTCCGGCGACGGCGAGCTCAAACTCGGCGGCCTGGGCGCGCAGCGCGACTTCATCGACGTACGTGACGTGGCACGGGCCGTCCACGCGGCCTCGCTCTCGGCCGCACAGGGCGTCATCAACATCGGCTCCGGCCGCGCCGTGCGCCTGCGTGACGCCGCCTCCATCCTCGCCCGCGTGGCCGGGTACGGCGGCGCGCTGCACGAGCTGGACGGTCCGCCCGGCCCCCTGAGGTCGTCCATCGGCCATCCCCGCACCGACCCGGACCACGCCGGTCCGGTCGCGTACCCGTACCCGGACGGCTGCGGCAGCTGGCAGCAGGCCGATGTACGCACCGCACGCGACCGGCTCGGCTGGCGGCCCCGGATCAATCTGGAGGAGTCCCTCGCCGACATCTGGATGGAGGCGGCATGCCGCATCTGACCAGTGCCAAGGCGGGCACCGCGAGCACCGGCGTACGTACCGGCTTCGGCATCCCGGGCTTCGCGCACCCCCTCGTGGCCCCGGCCGAGTGGGGCGAACTCACCCGACCGGGCACGCCTCTGCACTGGGTCGTCCTCAACGTCGCCGACGGCCCGGGCAGTCGCCCCGATCCACACTGTCTGGAGGCTGTCGGCCGTCTGCGCAACGCGGGCGTCCGCGTCCTGGGCCACCTCGACACGGCCCACGGTGCCCGTACGCACGGTGAGTTGATCACCGAGGCGCAGCGGTACCGCGACTGGTACAGGACCGACGGCTTCCTCCTGGACCGCTGCCCCACCGACCGGACCGCGCTCCCCGGGATCCGCCGCACGATCGGCACGCTCCGCGAGGCGGACGGCGACGCGCACATGGTCCTGGGCCACGGCACCCATCCGCATCCGGACTACGCCGAGCACGGCGACCAGCTCGTCACGTTCTCCGGCCACTGGAGCGACTACCGCTGGTCGCAGGTGGCCGAGTGGACCGCCGACCATCCGCCCGAGCGCTTCTGCCACTTCGTGCACGGACTGCCGCTCGGCCATCTCGACGAGGCGCTGCGCGTCGCCCGTTGGCAGGGCGCCGCCACGATCTACTTCACCGACCGCACGGACCGCGGTGGCCGCGCCGACCCCTGGGAGACGATGCCCGGCTACTGGGACGACATCGTCTCGCGCCTCGGAACGGGTGTCTCGGAATGAAGAAGGGCGTGGCAGTGTTACGGGGAGAACAACTGTAGTGATTGACCGACCAACGGAGTCCCCGTGTCGCTGCCACCCCTGGTTGAGCCCGCTGCCGAGCTCACCGTAGACGAGGTCCGCAGGTACTCCCGCCACCTGATCATCCCCGATGTCGGGATGGACGGGCAGAAGCGGCTGAAGAACGCCAAGGTGCTCTGTGTGGGCGCCGGCGGCCTGGGTTCGCCGGCGCTGATGTACCTGGCCGCGGCGGGCGTGGGCACGCTCGGCATCGTGGAGTTCGACGAGGTCGACGAGTCGAACCTGCAGCGCCAGATCATCCACAGCCAGGCGGACATCGGCCGCTCCAAGGCCGCGTCGGCCCGCGACTCGGTGCTGGGCATCAACCCGTACGTCGACGTGGTCCTTCACGAAGAGCGGCTCGAAGCCGAGAACGTGATGGAGATCTTCAGCCAGTACGACCTGATCGTCGACGGCACGGACAACTTCGCGACCCGCTACCTGGTCAACGACGCGTGCGTGCTGCTGAACAAGCCGTACGTGTGGGGCTCGATCTACCGTTTCGACGGCCAGGCCTCCGTCTTCTGGTCCGAGCACGGACCGTGCTACCGCTGCCTGTACCCGGAGCCCCCGCCGCCGGGCATGGTTCCCTCCTGCGCCGAGGGCGGCGTCCTGGGCGTGCTGTGCGCGTCCATCGGTTCCATCCAGGTCAACGAGGCCATCAAGCTCCTCGCGGGCATCGGCGAGCCCCTCCTTGGCCGTCTGATGATCTACGACGCCCTGGAGATGCAGTACCGCCAGGTCAAGGTCCGCAAGGACCCGAACTGCGCGGTCTGCGGCGAGAACCCGACCGTCACCGAGCTCATCGACTACGAGGCCTTCTGCGGTGTCGTGTCCGAGGAGGCCCAGGAGGCGGCGGCCGGCTCGACGATCACTCCCAAGCAGCTCAAGGAGTGGATCGACGACGGCGAGAACATCGAGATCATCGACGTCCGCGAGATCAACGAGTACGAGATCGTCTCGATCCCCGGCGCCAAGCTGATCCCGAAGAACGAGTTCCTCATGGGCACCGCCCTGGCGACCCTCCCGCAGGACAAGAAGATCGTCCTGCACTGCAAGACGGGTGTCCGCAGCGCGGAAGTCCTCGCGGTCCTGAAGTCCGCAGGTTTCGCGGACGCGGTCCACGTCGGCGGCGGTGTGATCGGCTGGGTCAACCAGATCGAGCCGCACAAGCCGGTCTACTGACCCACGGTTCACCAACCTGTTCGTCCTGTTCGGCCGGCGGGGGTCTCGAGCACCACCGGTGCCCGGGGCCCCCGCCGCCGTCATGAACAGACCTTGCCGTCCTGCGGCACCGTCCCGTCCAGCAGATACGCGTTCACCGCGGAGTCGACGCACTCGCTCCCACTGCCGTACGCCCCGTGGCCCTCGCCCTTCCAGGTCAGCACCACGCCGACGCCCTTGCCCAGCTCGTCCGCCATCTTGCGCGCGCCCTCGTAGGGCGTGGCCGGGTCCCCGGTGTTGCCGACGACCAGGACGGGCGCCGAGCCGGGCGCGCCGACCTCCGGTGTGTCGTACTGGCCGGCCACCGGCCAGTCGTGGCACCAGCCAGCCGTGTCCCAGCCCATGAACTCCCCGAACACGGGCGAGATCCTCCGGAATTCGGGCAGCAGCTTTCTGGTCTGGTCCGCGGTCGGCCGCTGCTTGTCGTCCAAGCACGATATGACCCGTTGGGCATGCGTTGTCGTGCCGTAGTGGCCCGACGCGTCGCGGTCGTTGTAGCCGTCGGAGAGCGCCAGCAGGTCCGATCCGTCACCCTGCTCGGCCGCGTCCAGGGCGCTGGTGAGCGCCGGCCAGCTCTGCTTGCTGTACAGCGGCAGGACGAGGCCGGTGACGGCCAGGCCCTGGGTCAGCTTCCGCCCTGAGGACGTGGGCAGCGGCGCGGCGTCGATCCGCTTCAGCAGCGCCGAGATCTTCCGCGATCCCTGGTCCGGGTCCTGGCCCGTCGACCTCAGGTAGTCGTCGAGGGCGCGCTGGAAGCCCCGGGCCTGGTTCTTCGCGTGTCCCACCGTGTCGGCGCTCGGGTCGACGACGGCGTCGAGGATCAGCCGCCCCACGTTCTTCGGGAACAAGTGGGCGTACACACCGCCGAGTTCGGTGCCGTACGAAATGCCGAAGTAGTGCGTCTTCGTGTCGCCGAGGACCTGGCGCATCAGGTCCATGTCGCGGGCGGAGTCGGTCGTCGAGACATGCGCGAGGAGCTTTCCGGCGGACTTCTCGCAGCCCTTCCCGAAGTCGGCGGCGTCCTGGAAGTAGGCCTTCTCCTCGGCCGCGTCGTCCGGCGACGGGTCCACCGACTCGGCGGCCTGGATCTCCTTGTCGCTCCGGCAGCGCACGCCCTCGCTGGCCCCGACCCCGCGCGGGTCCCAGCTCACCAGGTCGTAGCGCTCGCGGAGGGCGGAGACCGTGCCGGCGTAGGAGGGCATCACGGAGATGCCCGACTGGCCCGGTCCGCCGAAGTTGAACAGGAGAGAACCGATGCGGTTGCCTCCGGTGGCCTTGGCGCGGATGAGCGCCAGGCCGATGGTCTCGCCGTCCGGCTTCGCGTAGTCCAGCGGCACCTTGAGCGTCGCGCACTGCCAGTCGCTGCCCGGCGTGGGCGAGTCCGCCGTGCCCTCGCAGCGGCTCCAGTCGAGCTTCTGCGAGGTCAGCGAGGCGGGCAGCTCCGGCGAGGCCCGGGACGAGGACGTCGCCGACGAGGGCGTGGCGGCGCCGGACCCCTTGCCGTCACCGCTCGCGGATGTGCCGTTGCTGCAGCCGGCCACCAGCAGTACGGCGGCCGTGGCGGCCGTCCAGCGTACGAAACGAGACATGTGTACTTTCCCCCCTGCGAGCCGTCCGCTCGGATCGGCGGATGGCGTTCCGGCCATAGTAGGCGGATCGCCCCGAGGCCGTATCAGCCTGTGGATAACGCTCTGACCTGCGTTTTCCTAGGAGCATACGGTCGCTGCAGCCGGTACCTTCCCGTTCAGCAGATAGCCGTTCACCGCCGTGCGCACGCAGCGGTTCCCGCTGTCGTACGCGCCGTGTCCCTGTCCCTTGTACGTCAGCTGGACGCCCACACCCTCACCCAGCGCCCCCACCATTTTCCGTGCGCCCTCGTACGGTGTGGCCGGGTCGCCGGTGTTACCGATGACGAGGATCGGCGCCGATCCGGTCGCGCTGACGTCGGGGTGGTCGGCGGCGCCCCGCACCGCCCAGTCGGTGCAGCTCACCATGGACCAGGCCAGGAAGTCGCCGAACAGGGGCGAGGCGGCGCGGAACTCGGGCAGCCTGGCCTCGACGTCCGCGACGGTGTAACGCGGCTTCTGGTCGGAGCAGTTGATGGCGGTGTTCGCCGCGGTGATGTTGCTGTACTCACCGTTCTGGTTGCGCCCGTTCATCGAGTCGGACAGCAGCATCAGGACCGTGCCGTCACCGTCGTACGCCCGGTCGAGGCCCTCGGTGAGGTAGGGCCAGAAGTCCTGGGAGTACAGCGCCTGCGTGATGCCGTTGGCGGCCGTGCTCTGGGTCAGCTCGCGAGGGAAGATGCCTGGGATCGGCTCGGCGTCGAGGTCCTTGAGGAGCTTGGTGATCCGGTCCTCGACGTCCTGTGCGGTGTCGCCGACCGGGCAGATCTCGGTCTTGGAGGTGCAGTCCTCGGCGAAGTTACCGAGTGCGAGCTGGAAGCCCTCGGCCTGCCCGAGCGAGCCCTGTTCAGGTGTCCGGGTGGGGTCGATGACCGCGTCGAAGACGGCACGGCCCACCTTCTTGGGGAACAGATGTGCGTAGACGCCGCCGAGTTCGGTGCCGTACGAGATGCCGAAGTAGTACAGCTTGTCGTCGCCGAGGACCTGGCGCATCAGATCCAGGTCGCGGGCCGCGTCGGTGGTGCGCACATGCGGGAGCATCCCTTTGGAGTTCTTCTCGCAGGCCGCGTTGAACTTCCTGGTGTTGTCCAGCAGTTCGGAGCGTTCGGCGGCGTTGTCGGGCGTCGCGTCCTGCTGGAAGTACGCGTCGAGCTGTTCGTCGTCCTCGCACCGGACACCGGCGCTGCGGCCGACTCCGCGCGGGTCGAAACTCACCAGGTCGTAGCGCGTGCGCAGGCTCGTGTAGTCCGTGCCGAACGCGGGGAGCGTGGCGACTCCCGAGCCCCCGGGCCCGCCGAAGTTGAAGATCAGGGACCCGATGCGCTTGCTCGTGCCGCCGCTGGTCTTCGCGCGGATCAGCGCGAGTCCGATCGTCCCGCCCTTCGGTTCGGCCCAGTCCAGAGGCGCCTTCATGGTGGCGCACTGCCAGGCGTCACCGCCCGGCAGCGGGGACGGTGCCTCGCCGCCGCCCTCCGACTCGGACGGCGCGGGACAGTCCTGCCAACTGAGCGTCTGGTCCGACAGATCCGCTTCCGTGGAGGCGGCATCGCCGCTGCACCCCGCCAGCAGGGACGTCAGCAGGAGGGCGGTGGCCGTCAGAGCAGTGGCACGCGGCCGGAAGGGGGTGGGCATGTCCCCATCCTGCGGTCGTACCCGGCGGGGCGCTCGGGGCGCGAGCCGTACGAGGTACCGCGCATGCCCCGGGGAGCAGCGGCGTGAGGCCGCATCCCTCAGAGGGAGCCCTTCCGGGTCAGGTGGTTGAAGAACAGCCAGCCCGGCAGCACCGGGATCCAGAGGGTGAGCAGCCGGTAGAGCAGCACGGCGGGGGCGGCGACCTCCTTGGGGAGGCCTACGGCGATCAGACCGACCGTCAGGGTCGCCTCGACCGCGCCCACACCGCCGGGGGTCGGTGCCGCGGAGCCCAGTGCGTTGCCGGCGAGGAAGACGACGGCGACGCTGGCGAGGCTGAGCGAGGTCGACTCGTCGCCGAACGCCCGGATCGACGCGTCCAGGCACATCACGAAGCACGCGGTCAGCAGCAGCATGCCGCCGATACCGGTGACCAGCTTCTGGGGCCGCTGAAGAACGTCCAGCATGCGCGGTACGACACCGGCGAACAGCGACCTCACGCGCGTGACGACGAACTTCCGCAGGAACGGCACCGAGGTCACCACGAGGACGAGCACCGCGACGGTCAGCAGGCCCGCGATGACCGTCCGGGACGGTGACAGCGACGGTGTCTTCTCGGTGCCTGTCAGATAGCCGAACGACAGCAGCATCAGGATGTGGCAGCCGAGCCCGAACAGCTGCGACGCGCCGACACTGGCCACCGCGAGCCCCGGCCGTACGCCCGCGCGTTGCAGGAAACGTGTGTTGAGGGCCACACCGCCGACCGCCGCGGGCGCCACGATCTTCACGAACGACCCGGCGACCTGCGCGGCCACGGTCCGCATGAACGGCACCCGCTCCGGGACGAAACCGAGCAGACTCATCGCCGCGGCGAAGTAGCTCAGCGCCGAGAACAGCACGGCCGCGATGACCCAGCCCCACTCCGCCTCGTCGAACAGGGTGGCGAACTCGATGTGGGTGAGCTGGGAGAGCAGGAAGTACGCGCCGAACGCGCCCGCGATGAAACTGATCAGGGTGCGCGGTCTCACCCGTTCCAGCCGGGCCGGTTCGACCGGTGCCTGCGGTCTGATCAGCAGCACCTGGTGGCGGATCTGGGCGAGCAGATCCTCCTCGCGGGCACCCTCCAGAGCCTCGTCGATGGCTCGCTTCTCGGCCCGCTGTTCGGCCCGCACGGCCTTTTTGCCGGACTTCTCCAGGACGACCGGCCCGGGGTCGGGGTGGGCCGCCTCCAGCCGGGCCTGCTTGGCCAGCTGGGACGCCTCCAGGACCGCCTCGCGTTGACGCTGGGCGCGCTCGCGGGCGAGTTTGCGCAGCGTCCCCCGTGTGGAGCGCGACAGTGCGATGGGCTGGAGCATCGGCAGACAGTCCGCCACCGCGTCCGGGCCGAGCACTCCCACCGCTGACGTCACCGCGCGTTCGGCACCCACGCGCAGGCCCAGTGTCGACACCAGCTGGGCGATGTCCATGCGCAGCAGGAGATCGCCGGCCGCGATCTCGCCGACCCGGAGGTCGGTGAGGATCACCTTGCCGGAACGATCCACCAGAATGGCGTCGGCGACGAGCCTGCGATGCGCGATGCGCCGCGACTGCAGCGCCTTCACCTGATGCCAGGTGCTGCGCAGCAGGTCGTCGGTGATCTCCTCGTCCTCCAGCGAGTCGAGCGTGCGGCCTCCGGTGTGCTCGTAGACGAGCA contains these protein-coding regions:
- a CDS encoding NAD-dependent epimerase/dehydratase family protein; its protein translation is MRVLLIGANGYLGRFVADRLLADPAVQLTALGRGDDADVRFDLASGSPGALTRFLDAVHPGVVVNCAGATRGGARELTRHNTVAVATVCEALRRSGCGARLVQLGCGAEYGPSQPGSSTAEDAVPRPGGPYGVSKLAATELVLGSGLDAVVLRVFSPAGPGTPAGSPLGRLAEAMRRAMQSGDGELKLGGLGAQRDFIDVRDVARAVHAASLSAAQGVINIGSGRAVRLRDAASILARVAGYGGALHELDGPPGPLRSSIGHPRTDPDHAGPVAYPYPDGCGSWQQADVRTARDRLGWRPRINLEESLADIWMEAACRI
- a CDS encoding spherulation-specific family 4 protein, whose product is MPHLTSAKAGTASTGVRTGFGIPGFAHPLVAPAEWGELTRPGTPLHWVVLNVADGPGSRPDPHCLEAVGRLRNAGVRVLGHLDTAHGARTHGELITEAQRYRDWYRTDGFLLDRCPTDRTALPGIRRTIGTLREADGDAHMVLGHGTHPHPDYAEHGDQLVTFSGHWSDYRWSQVAEWTADHPPERFCHFVHGLPLGHLDEALRVARWQGAATIYFTDRTDRGGRADPWETMPGYWDDIVSRLGTGVSE
- the moeZ gene encoding adenylyltransferase/sulfurtransferase MoeZ encodes the protein MSLPPLVEPAAELTVDEVRRYSRHLIIPDVGMDGQKRLKNAKVLCVGAGGLGSPALMYLAAAGVGTLGIVEFDEVDESNLQRQIIHSQADIGRSKAASARDSVLGINPYVDVVLHEERLEAENVMEIFSQYDLIVDGTDNFATRYLVNDACVLLNKPYVWGSIYRFDGQASVFWSEHGPCYRCLYPEPPPPGMVPSCAEGGVLGVLCASIGSIQVNEAIKLLAGIGEPLLGRLMIYDALEMQYRQVKVRKDPNCAVCGENPTVTELIDYEAFCGVVSEEAQEAAAGSTITPKQLKEWIDDGENIEIIDVREINEYEIVSIPGAKLIPKNEFLMGTALATLPQDKKIVLHCKTGVRSAEVLAVLKSAGFADAVHVGGGVIGWVNQIEPHKPVY
- a CDS encoding alpha/beta hydrolase; the encoded protein is MSRFVRWTAATAAVLLVAGCSNGTSASGDGKGSGAATPSSATSSSRASPELPASLTSQKLDWSRCEGTADSPTPGSDWQCATLKVPLDYAKPDGETIGLALIRAKATGGNRIGSLLFNFGGPGQSGISVMPSYAGTVSALRERYDLVSWDPRGVGASEGVRCRSDKEIQAAESVDPSPDDAAEEKAYFQDAADFGKGCEKSAGKLLAHVSTTDSARDMDLMRQVLGDTKTHYFGISYGTELGGVYAHLFPKNVGRLILDAVVDPSADTVGHAKNQARGFQRALDDYLRSTGQDPDQGSRKISALLKRIDAAPLPTSSGRKLTQGLAVTGLVLPLYSKQSWPALTSALDAAEQGDGSDLLALSDGYNDRDASGHYGTTTHAQRVISCLDDKQRPTADQTRKLLPEFRRISPVFGEFMGWDTAGWCHDWPVAGQYDTPEVGAPGSAPVLVVGNTGDPATPYEGARKMADELGKGVGVVLTWKGEGHGAYGSGSECVDSAVNAYLLDGTVPQDGKVCS
- a CDS encoding alpha/beta hydrolase; this encodes MPTPFRPRATALTATALLLTSLLAGCSGDAASTEADLSDQTLSWQDCPAPSESEGGGEAPSPLPGGDAWQCATMKAPLDWAEPKGGTIGLALIRAKTSGGTSKRIGSLIFNFGGPGGSGVATLPAFGTDYTSLRTRYDLVSFDPRGVGRSAGVRCEDDEQLDAYFQQDATPDNAAERSELLDNTRKFNAACEKNSKGMLPHVRTTDAARDLDLMRQVLGDDKLYYFGISYGTELGGVYAHLFPKKVGRAVFDAVIDPTRTPEQGSLGQAEGFQLALGNFAEDCTSKTEICPVGDTAQDVEDRITKLLKDLDAEPIPGIFPRELTQSTAANGITQALYSQDFWPYLTEGLDRAYDGDGTVLMLLSDSMNGRNQNGEYSNITAANTAINCSDQKPRYTVADVEARLPEFRAASPLFGDFLAWSMVSCTDWAVRGAADHPDVSATGSAPILVIGNTGDPATPYEGARKMVGALGEGVGVQLTYKGQGHGAYDSGNRCVRTAVNGYLLNGKVPAAATVCS
- a CDS encoding lysylphosphatidylglycerol synthase transmembrane domain-containing protein, with amino-acid sequence MKQQGVHPEGTEDTSEVSSRPGADDTGHEHERTPAESAADCADDEAHAEEVEGDEPLLPARVHRPSDLMRLLAGVFAIVVLLAIAAFAHGTTSGLEQDINKGTGQAPDLLIKIAGLASSIAILLVPVAFAIERLIKRDGLRIADGVLAAVLAHGVTLATDLWVAKAAPDSIQEALTQPSPGDIHALTDPVHGYLAPVIAYMTAVGMSRRPRWRAVLWVVLMLDAFSMLVTGYTTPFSIILTVLIGWSVAYGTLYAVGSPNVRPTGRNLMAGLRHVGFRPVSAAREEVPEATDSGDRGRRYFVTLEDGPPLDVTVVDREQQAQGFFYRMWRNITLRGLATRSSLQSLRQALEQEALLAYAAIAAGANAPKLIATSELGPDAVMLVYEHTGGRTLDSLEDEEITDDLLRSTWHQVKALQSRRIAHRRLVADAILVDRSGKVILTDLRVGEIAAGDLLLRMDIAQLVSTLGLRVGAERAVTSAVGVLGPDAVADCLPMLQPIALSRSTRGTLRKLARERAQRQREAVLEASQLAKQARLEAAHPDPGPVVLEKSGKKAVRAEQRAEKRAIDEALEGAREEDLLAQIRHQVLLIRPQAPVEPARLERVRPRTLISFIAGAFGAYFLLSQLTHIEFATLFDEAEWGWVIAAVLFSALSYFAAAMSLLGFVPERVPFMRTVAAQVAGSFVKIVAPAAVGGVALNTRFLQRAGVRPGLAVASVGASQLFGLGCHILMLLSFGYLTGTEKTPSLSPSRTVIAGLLTVAVLVLVVTSVPFLRKFVVTRVRSLFAGVVPRMLDVLQRPQKLVTGIGGMLLLTACFVMCLDASIRAFGDESTSLSLASVAVVFLAGNALGSAAPTPGGVGAVEATLTVGLIAVGLPKEVAAPAVLLYRLLTLWIPVLPGWLFFNHLTRKGSL